A single region of the Novipirellula aureliae genome encodes:
- a CDS encoding DUF6800 family protein yields the protein MAGIERTREIRRRRTRRKKTRNLLDRAKKGTMEKSEVIRKLRKMTPGSEIIIEREGLKG from the coding sequence ATGGCAGGCATTGAACGCACTCGTGAAATCCGTCGTCGTCGCACCCGTCGCAAAAAGACCCGCAATCTGCTTGATCGTGCCAAGAAAGGGACGATGGAAAAGAGCGAGGTAATCCGAAAATTACGCAAAATGACCCCTGGTTCGGAAATCATCATCGAGCGAGAAGGGCTGAAGGGTTAG